The Gossypium hirsutum isolate 1008001.06 chromosome A03, Gossypium_hirsutum_v2.1, whole genome shotgun sequence genome contains the following window.
atataaaacttaaaaaagaaaaaaatctaagaaagagaaaaaatataagaaaaaaagtaaaaaattaaaaaaaacaaataaaaaaaatataagaacttgACAAATCAGAAAAGTGGTGGCGCCATTTAGAATGGCTCCACccaaaaatggaattttttttaagtttcccgtttttctaaattttttagtaTTTCTCTAATATTTTATACTGGTGGCGCCATTCaacatggctccaccaaaaaataattttttttatacccCTGACTGACGTGGCAAAGTGGTGGCGCCATATCATATGGCTCCACCACTTTTTACTGTAGAAAATGGGTTATTTTTGTACATAATTAAAAGGATgggttattttgataattaatttattttttagggttacttttataaaaaagcctaaaagaaagCTCCATCATTTTATTtctacataaaaattaatttgaatcaaacctaatattattttattaataataattttttatttcaacttttaaaaatattaaaatatttatatcaaatgttcaatattattagacatacaaatttaattatttatatttaataacataataaaattttaatataattattttaaataaattatgtagtATTAAGAAAAATTTAACCATAAATTTtgacaataataatattaatattttaaaactaaatatataataatataaaatatgattattttagttatttcaatataaataattatttaaatcattCTTCAGTTATCTCTTCTAACTTTAATATCTTTAATATGTCACTATTCActcatatatgtaatttaaattttctattattaagttcatatatatttatcattataaaataaaatactactataatattttaaaataaatatatattgtgCTTGCTTCACCAACAACTTTTAAAAAGAATAGTCCAAATATAGACTTCTTCTGCAAATTGTTTTCAGTTAAACAAAACTGAGGgttaatattttcatataaatcattcattttataattataacaATATCAAATATTTgacaaataattatttaaccagTTTTGATCTTCAACTAATTTCTTCTATTATCATTTGAACCAATTAAATCACCGATGCATCTCTTCTATCCACAATCATTTCCATACCATATTGCAAAACCCAACAATCCTCACTTCACATAGGAACAATTGAAGTTCCTCTCCTCAGCATATCTTTAACTTTTTATAGCACTATCAAAATTGAACACAGATTTTCAATTAACTTAGAATGTCGGTCACTTGTCATCTAAAATAGCTTTTGCATTCTACTGTTTTCTCTTTTAATAGATAGCAATTTCATAACTTGAACAGATCAAGAAAAACAGACTGTCAAACCAAGATTTATGCTGAAACAAGTTCAAACAACAAGCAGTCGTCCGATATCAATGATGAATGTTAATTCTTCATAAGCTCGAAATGTATTTGTGAGGCAATAGGTTTGCAGTAAAAAGTGAGATACATGAATAGATCAAAAATACCTCCAAGACCACATTTCATCCATCGTTTAATGAGAACTCAACTTCATGtatctttcaataatctcgtcCGGTAAAAGATCGGTGAAATATCCCTTCCCAACACGCAAACCCTCTTCCTTTGCAAGCCTCTCAACTTCAACCTGAATTCTGTCTCCTCCCACTTCATTTGGTTTCAACAAATTACAAGCCACCTCAGTGATGCCATCACCATGTGCAAGCCCCATCGCTTGCACTGAAGGAAGTCCACCTCCTCTCTCACTTACATGTTTTGCAATCCTACGAACAGCTGCAATATCAGTCGAGAATACAGGGACATTGTAGTTACCAACCCAATGGGTGGTTCCAATTATAATAACACCTTTTGTTGGAGACACTTGAGTTGGACCTGCATCAGGCCTCAGGGGTAAGGACTCTGATTTAGACCCTCCGGACCATAGAATACTGCctgaattaggcttgaaataacCAAGTTCTCTTCTGACAGAATCAAGCAACCTTCCCCTCTCTTCAGCAGCCCCATATAGAAACGTAGGTACTGCAGTTACCATTCAAGGTCATCAGCAATAGAAAAGGTAACTCTTTTAGGAGCAAAAAAGTGACTAATACTCACAGACaaaaacaagtaacaaaaaaacCCATGTAATTTGAAAAGATAATGCACACATAGGAAGTCTCGGTAAAATGAAATTCTTCTTAAACACAACTTTGATTCTTACTTACAATCTTTCAACTAACAATCAAGATGGGTGACAAAGATGCTACATTGATACTAATCAGTGAACAAAATCTAGAACAATTTTATACAAATGAGTCACATAGCATATTTATAGCACCAATGTAAAAGGTGCAAATGTCCACAGTAAGCACCCTGTAGACCAAGCTTCTGGCCTATTCCAGAGAGGAGATTATGAGTAAATGTTCATTGCAGCCACTTAGAAAACCCAAATAACTACAATGAAAGAGCACGAAAGTACCAACTTTATATGTCTATAGTGCCTGACTATAACAGATTAGTTGAttacgaaaaaaaaaaaaaaaagcaaaatctTCCAGGCTACAGGATATTAAAAGAATTCACTATTCCATAAACATAGCTGACCAACTGGTTTTTTGGTTGAACTTCCAAAGTTGCACTCACTAATCTAACTAAAACCGGCAATATCTACATAACATTTGGTTCAAAAGGAAGAGACCTTTAAGTTT
Protein-coding sequences here:
- the LOC107886745 gene encoding formimidoyltransferase-cyclodeaminase; translation: MLSKMLACGKVYISESRNRAALESIERAAKLFPEAAIVNKFIDDTYNRVGYTVVSRLTPKPSQDSCPLKDAVFAIVKVALETIDFELHSGTHPRLGVVDHICFHPLAHASLDQTAVVAKSLAADIGSKLKVPTFLYGAAEERGRLLDSVRRELGYFKPNSGSILWSGGSKSESLPLRPDAGPTQVSPTKGVIIIGTTHWVGNYNVPVFSTDIAAVRRIAKHVSERGGGLPSVQAMGLAHGDGITEVACNLLKPNEVGGDRIQVEVERLAKEEGLRVGKGYFTDLLPDEIIERYMKLSSH